The stretch of DNA TATCGACTTTAAGGGATTTGTTGATGGAGAAGCATTCCAAGGTGGAGAAGGTGCTGACTATACATTAGAAATAGGTTCAGGTACTTTTATAGATAACTTTGAAGATCAATTAGTAGGTGCTAAGATTGGTGATAAAGTAGAAGTTAACGTAACATTCCCAGAAAACTACGGTAAAGAAGAATTAAACGGAAAACCTGCAAAATTCGAAGTTACTGTAAAAGACATAAAAATAAAAGAATTACCAGCATTAGATGACGAATTTGCGAAAGAAGTTTCAGAATTTGACACATTAGCTGAAGTTAAAGAAGACATAACTAAGAAACTTGAAGAAGCTAATAAAGCAAGAGAAGAAAGAGAATATGAAGAAGCAATAATCAATGCAGTTGTTGAAAATGCTAAAGTAGAAGTTCCAGAAGTTATGGTTAACAAAGAAATAGATTCAATGGTTAAAAGTCTTGAACAAAGATTACAATACCAAGGATTAACTTTAGATCAATACTTCCAATTCACAGGAACAGATGCAGATAAGATGAGAGATTACATGAAAGAAAATGCAGCTAAGAAAGTTAAAACTGATTTAGTTTTAGAAGCTGTAGAAAAAGCTGAAAACATAGAAGTTACTGAAGAAGAATTAAAGGCTAAA from Clostridium chauvoei encodes:
- the tig gene encoding trigger factor, with the translated sequence MEAKMEKIDTNVVKFEVTVEAKEFQKALTKAYNKNVKKFNVPGFRKGKVPMAIVKQYYGVGALMEDAINFAIEASYPQTLSENNIIPVDYPKVDILTAEEGKDFVYTAEVTVYPEVQLGEYKGLKVEKPSYSISDEEINAKLKEMQEKNARIESKEDAAIEKGNLAVIDFKGFVDGEAFQGGEGADYTLEIGSGTFIDNFEDQLVGAKIGDKVEVNVTFPENYGKEELNGKPAKFEVTVKDIKIKELPALDDEFAKEVSEFDTLAEVKEDITKKLEEANKAREEREYEEAIINAVVENAKVEVPEVMVNKEIDSMVKSLEQRLQYQGLTLDQYFQFTGTDADKMRDYMKENAAKKVKTDLVLEAVEKAENIEVTEEELKAKAEEVAKMYSAGDEKMINLLLENQKEALTTDVKAGKTIKLLVESNK